The proteins below are encoded in one region of Sulfolobus sp. A20:
- a CDS encoding acyl-CoA dehydrogenase family protein — protein sequence MNEEDFRRQLREWIENNAIESLKGRKILFETVEFDDYNLLRQWQRKLYEAGYLGITWPKEYGGQGLDPIYEVIAYEEFIRAGLPYGRSLGSIGLMVSAPAILKHGNEEQKKKYLPRILRAEDIWCQGFSEPQAGSDLASIKTKAEDKGDYFLVNGQKIWSSYAHLADYMILLARTGEDRYNGLTMMIVNMKQEGIRVSPINQMTGKSDFNTVYFNNVKVPKENVIGKVGEGWKVAMTVLNHERFTLGITMLFSSKIALERLSDDRLKELREDVEGLYGFYQRLLVKLRKGEDIDVEGAILKLVSSELLQKIYEFAVSNYNLEYIMNEKWYLGMLASRGRTIAGGTSEILRNLIGERVLKLPK from the coding sequence TTGAATGAAGAAGATTTCAGAAGACAATTGAGAGAGTGGATAGAAAATAATGCCATTGAGTCTCTCAAAGGAAGGAAAATCTTATTTGAAACTGTTGAGTTCGATGATTACAATTTACTGAGACAGTGGCAGAGAAAGCTTTATGAAGCTGGTTATTTAGGAATAACTTGGCCTAAGGAGTATGGTGGACAAGGTCTAGATCCCATTTACGAGGTAATAGCTTACGAGGAGTTCATAAGGGCTGGATTGCCATATGGTAGAAGCCTAGGTTCCATTGGTTTAATGGTTTCAGCTCCAGCTATATTAAAACACGGAAATGAAGAGCAAAAGAAAAAGTATTTACCCAGAATATTAAGGGCTGAGGATATCTGGTGTCAAGGGTTCTCTGAACCTCAAGCTGGCTCAGATTTAGCCTCAATAAAGACTAAGGCTGAGGATAAGGGAGATTACTTCTTAGTTAATGGTCAAAAGATATGGAGTAGTTACGCTCATCTAGCTGATTATATGATATTGCTAGCTAGAACTGGAGAGGATAGGTATAATGGTTTAACTATGATGATTGTGAACATGAAACAAGAGGGTATTAGGGTCTCACCAATTAATCAGATGACTGGAAAAAGTGATTTCAACACTGTATATTTCAATAACGTTAAGGTGCCAAAGGAGAACGTTATAGGGAAAGTAGGAGAAGGATGGAAGGTAGCAATGACGGTATTAAATCACGAGAGGTTTACGTTAGGGATAACTATGCTTTTCTCGTCTAAGATAGCGTTAGAGAGACTAAGTGATGATAGGTTAAAGGAGTTAAGAGAAGATGTTGAGGGGTTGTACGGCTTTTATCAAAGGCTCTTGGTTAAATTGAGAAAAGGGGAAGATATAGATGTAGAGGGGGCAATACTTAAACTAGTTTCATCAGAGTTACTTCAGAAGATATACGAATTTGCCGTTTCAAATTATAACTTAGAGTATATAATGAACGAGAAGTGGTATTTAGGTATGCTAGCTTCAAGAGGAAGAACTATCGCCGGGGGAACATCAGAGATTTTGAGAAATTTGATCGGTGAAAGGGTTCTAAAATTGCCTAAGTGA
- a CDS encoding MaoC/PaaZ C-terminal domain-containing protein yields MYFEDFQLGQKWETKGRTVTEADVVIFTGMTGALNPLFLDEEYGKRTRFKGRIVPGLLTASIAVGLTYQLPADPFGEGFVALAKLEFDAKRAVKIGDTLKCVVEVTDKKEREKDGRVYLMTRVMNQSGEEVMTLRMEIVCNKKG; encoded by the coding sequence ATGTACTTCGAAGATTTTCAGTTAGGTCAAAAATGGGAGACTAAAGGTAGAACTGTGACTGAAGCAGATGTAGTAATATTCACGGGAATGACTGGAGCATTAAACCCTCTATTTTTAGATGAGGAGTATGGAAAGAGGACTAGATTTAAGGGGAGGATAGTACCCGGGTTATTAACAGCGTCAATAGCGGTTGGATTAACGTATCAGTTACCTGCTGATCCTTTTGGAGAAGGTTTCGTAGCGTTAGCTAAGTTAGAATTCGATGCAAAAAGGGCAGTTAAAATAGGGGATACACTAAAATGTGTAGTAGAGGTTACTGACAAGAAGGAGAGGGAAAAGGATGGAAGGGTATACTTAATGACAAGAGTTATGAACCAGTCGGGAGAGGAAGTTATGACGTTAAGGATGGAGATAGTTTGCAATAAGAAAGGTTAA
- a CDS encoding acyl-CoA dehydrogenase family protein, with protein MLLDVETNEDLELVKNSLSQLLSREWNIYGSKKHEVPKDKVLDLFNKFKDLGIFQFVKEDFTNALIINEIIGENLLPGIIATTAMVGEDNPITVGTEYVPEAEIANFILTPHGIADKDKVKLKRIESPDPSINMYKVISGEWSKSEIDFDRVMLMASAQIVGHGVACMREIIEYSKNRTAFGKPIGSYQAIKHKIVDDVISLELVRSRYLTIKSPSNAKSILEHAFRKSFRAILDSIQMHGGIGFTADLDLHLHLKRIIALEKIFHV; from the coding sequence TTGCTTTTAGATGTTGAGACTAATGAGGATCTCGAGCTCGTAAAGAACTCCTTATCCCAACTTCTGTCCCGAGAATGGAACATTTACGGAAGTAAAAAGCATGAGGTACCTAAAGACAAAGTACTTGATCTTTTCAATAAGTTTAAGGATCTTGGAATATTTCAATTTGTTAAAGAGGATTTCACTAACGCTTTAATTATAAACGAAATAATAGGTGAGAACTTGCTCCCCGGTATCATTGCTACTACCGCAATGGTGGGAGAAGATAATCCCATAACTGTTGGAACTGAATACGTTCCGGAAGCTGAAATAGCTAACTTTATATTAACTCCACATGGGATTGCTGATAAAGATAAAGTTAAACTTAAGAGAATTGAATCTCCAGATCCATCAATCAATATGTATAAGGTAATAAGTGGTGAATGGAGTAAGTCAGAAATAGATTTCGACAGAGTGATGTTGATGGCTTCAGCTCAGATTGTCGGACATGGTGTAGCATGTATGAGGGAGATAATTGAATATTCTAAAAATAGGACAGCATTCGGGAAACCCATAGGTAGTTATCAAGCTATTAAACACAAAATAGTCGATGACGTCATCTCGTTAGAGTTGGTTAGGTCTAGGTATTTAACCATTAAGTCCCCCTCAAATGCAAAAAGTATTCTAGAACACGCTTTCAGGAAATCATTTAGGGCGATACTGGACTCGATCCAAATGCATGGAGGAATAGGATTTACTGCAGACTTAGACCTACATCTACATCTTAAGAGAATAATAGCTTTAGAAAAAATCTTTCATGTTTAA
- a CDS encoding TldD/PmbA family protein gives MNEEMVKYVQEIGGEETGLLRVTTKSIIIKIVESKIATIQRLNSQYYFLSVRKGNRGYMGRIGNLNEKPQLNPMDFYPIMTKNEREYKLVRQSNIQSLFDDLSPLLSLLTESEYPLYGIVSLDSVERALVNSKGFNGLESNYSISGYFRAKNKDFSGQWAFSSNKFEPSIVKESIKRANELASITGNYQLSDGKYTVVLSPLVMGNLMESVARMASGYSIISGMSMLKPGEKTASEIFTLLDTPKEDRPNAWGFDDEGTFTYNKPIIDKGVFGTPLLNNEIAQIFKTNTTGNAGWIFPSAWNLEVKEGDVSFESLLSGNNVVFINNVWYTRFQNYAEGDFSTVCRDATVVYNEGKPLGVVGRVRIADNLKRLLLNIENLSKERYSVRWWDAPMQGVYPYALVKDVRLTLA, from the coding sequence ATGAATGAGGAAATGGTAAAATACGTTCAAGAAATTGGTGGAGAAGAGACTGGTTTACTAAGAGTTACAACTAAGTCGATAATTATCAAAATAGTTGAGTCTAAAATAGCTACGATCCAGCGATTAAATAGTCAGTACTATTTCTTATCTGTGAGGAAGGGTAATAGGGGATATATGGGAAGGATAGGAAATCTAAATGAAAAGCCACAACTTAATCCAATGGATTTCTATCCAATTATGACTAAGAACGAAAGAGAATATAAGTTAGTGAGGCAAAGCAATATACAATCGCTATTTGATGATCTTTCCCCCCTTCTCTCCTTGTTAACTGAGTCAGAATATCCACTATATGGTATAGTATCATTAGATAGTGTAGAGAGAGCTTTAGTTAACTCTAAGGGGTTTAATGGTTTAGAGAGCAATTACTCCATCAGCGGATATTTCAGGGCTAAGAATAAGGATTTCAGTGGGCAATGGGCTTTCTCTTCAAATAAGTTTGAACCATCAATTGTAAAGGAGTCAATAAAGAGGGCTAACGAGCTAGCTTCAATTACTGGTAATTACCAACTCTCTGATGGAAAGTATACTGTAGTTTTATCGCCATTGGTTATGGGAAATCTAATGGAAAGTGTTGCTAGGATGGCTTCTGGATATTCAATAATCTCCGGTATGTCAATGCTGAAGCCAGGTGAAAAAACAGCCTCAGAAATCTTCACCCTATTGGATACTCCAAAAGAAGATAGACCAAACGCGTGGGGATTTGATGATGAGGGGACCTTCACTTATAATAAACCAATAATAGACAAAGGTGTGTTCGGTACCCCTCTACTGAATAATGAAATAGCTCAGATCTTTAAGACAAATACTACCGGAAATGCTGGTTGGATATTCCCATCAGCATGGAATTTAGAGGTTAAGGAAGGGGATGTCAGTTTTGAATCGTTATTGTCGGGTAATAACGTAGTTTTCATAAATAACGTATGGTATACTAGGTTCCAAAACTACGCTGAAGGAGATTTCTCCACAGTTTGTAGAGATGCTACAGTAGTATATAATGAAGGCAAACCCTTAGGTGTAGTTGGCAGGGTTAGAATAGCTGATAACCTTAAAAGGTTATTATTAAATATAGAGAACTTGTCTAAAGAGAGGTATTCAGTGAGATGGTGGGATGCTCCAATGCAAGGTGTATATCCTTATGCTTTAGTTAAAGATGTCAGATTGACGTTAGCCTAG
- a CDS encoding TldD/PmbA family protein yields the protein MAELENLYDAFSRYPYTEVRKHVISFNYLHFLNGKLMGSFKFKDDGYSVRYYKDGVLYFSSSHRLEDLKNVNEYKVPGWEGGYDDTEPKDGEYEIKEVKPFDLMSVEEKVSYFKGLYDSIKEIPSVVSITFSYSESVEEKEIIVNNAKIRGRVPRLYVGVSLVIKENNRTATAFYEQGGSGGLELLDKMNLEEFINEKARAVTEVLRKGKSFGERVTDVVLSNMLSGIMAHESVGHPFEADRVLGREFAQAGFSYLNSFKGKIGSDVVTVIDDPTILGSGGFYKIDDEGIEARPKYLIKDGNVNELLHDRFSSVKFNTKSNGSARSAGFDREPLIRMSNTFFKPGNMSFDELIEDVKEGVYIKSYMEWNIDDMRLGQRYVGLEAYEIKNGEIGEPVLFPVLQGKTYELLRSIDAVDNTLVFYPGTCGKGDPDQGVPVWLGGPNMRLRNVRIKVMVNE from the coding sequence ATGGCGGAACTGGAAAATCTGTATGACGCCTTTTCTAGATATCCATACACTGAGGTAAGGAAACACGTTATATCCTTCAACTATTTACATTTCTTAAACGGTAAGCTTATGGGATCATTTAAATTTAAGGATGACGGTTACTCTGTAAGGTATTATAAAGATGGTGTTCTCTATTTCTCATCATCTCATCGCCTAGAAGATCTTAAAAACGTGAATGAGTATAAAGTCCCGGGATGGGAAGGAGGATATGATGATACTGAGCCAAAGGATGGTGAGTATGAGATTAAGGAAGTAAAACCGTTCGATTTAATGAGTGTAGAGGAAAAGGTAAGTTACTTTAAAGGCTTATATGACTCAATAAAAGAAATTCCATCAGTAGTTAGTATAACTTTCTCTTACTCGGAGAGTGTAGAAGAAAAGGAGATAATTGTGAATAACGCAAAAATTAGAGGAAGAGTACCTAGGTTATATGTAGGGGTTAGCTTAGTTATTAAGGAGAACAATAGGACAGCAACAGCTTTTTATGAACAAGGAGGAAGCGGAGGTCTAGAACTATTAGATAAGATGAATTTGGAAGAGTTTATAAATGAAAAGGCTAGGGCGGTGACAGAGGTTTTAAGAAAGGGTAAATCGTTTGGAGAAAGGGTTACAGATGTAGTTCTAAGTAATATGTTGTCTGGAATAATGGCTCATGAATCGGTTGGACATCCGTTTGAAGCTGATAGAGTTTTAGGTAGGGAGTTCGCTCAAGCTGGTTTCAGTTATTTAAATAGCTTTAAGGGTAAAATAGGTAGTGACGTAGTAACGGTAATAGATGATCCCACTATCCTCGGAAGTGGTGGTTTCTACAAAATTGATGATGAGGGAATAGAGGCAAGACCCAAGTACTTAATAAAGGATGGAAATGTAAATGAACTGCTTCATGATAGATTTTCATCTGTTAAGTTTAATACTAAAAGTAATGGATCCGCTAGGTCAGCTGGATTTGATAGGGAACCCCTCATTAGAATGTCTAATACATTTTTCAAGCCTGGGAATATGAGCTTTGATGAGCTAATAGAGGACGTAAAAGAAGGTGTATATATAAAGAGTTATATGGAGTGGAACATTGATGATATGAGGTTAGGTCAGAGGTATGTCGGATTGGAGGCTTATGAGATAAAGAATGGTGAGATTGGTGAACCAGTTTTGTTCCCAGTACTTCAAGGCAAAACTTACGAATTGTTGCGATCTATTGATGCAGTAGACAATACGTTGGTCTTCTACCCCGGGACTTGTGGAAAGGGAGATCCGGATCAAGGTGTCCCTGTTTGGTTAGGTGGACCAAACATGAGATTAAGGAATGTTAGGATAAAGGTGATGGTAAATGAATGA
- a CDS encoding universal stress protein, whose product MISKILVAYDGSSSAEKALDFAIDLAKSVNASVVILHVVNTCIESWGVVSNDTIERMKKKAYECINNAVEKVKKNGISVEGQVIEGEPSSTIVDFAEKVNASLIVVGSRGLSRLKRTLIGSVSLAVLEHSKIPVLVVK is encoded by the coding sequence ATGATATCAAAGATCTTAGTCGCGTATGATGGTTCTTCTAGTGCTGAGAAAGCCCTTGACTTTGCAATAGACTTAGCCAAGTCTGTTAATGCTTCAGTGGTCATTCTGCACGTAGTCAATACGTGTATAGAAAGCTGGGGTGTTGTATCAAACGACACTATAGAGAGGATGAAGAAAAAGGCATATGAGTGTATAAATAATGCAGTGGAGAAAGTTAAGAAAAACGGTATAAGTGTAGAGGGGCAAGTTATTGAAGGTGAGCCATCGTCAACTATTGTTGACTTCGCGGAAAAGGTTAACGCTAGCTTGATAGTAGTAGGGAGCAGAGGTTTGTCTAGGCTAAAGAGGACGCTAATAGGTAGTGTCTCCTTGGCTGTGCTTGAACATTCGAAGATACCAGTATTAGTGGTTAAGTGA
- a CDS encoding TrpB-like pyridoxal phosphate-dependent enzyme: MNKIRIDLSQDEIPTVWYNILPDLPEELPQPIDETGKSFETLKKVLPSKVLELEFSRERYVKIPDEVLERYLQVGRPTPIIRAKRLEEYLGNVVKIYLKMESYTYTGSHKINSALAHVYYATQDGANFVTTETGAGQWGSSVALASALFNIKAHVFMVRTSYFAKPYRRYLMQMYGAEVHPSPSDLTDFGRELLAKDPNHPGSLGIAISEAVKYAEEHGGKYVVGSVVNSDIMFKTIAGLEAKKQMEMIGEDPDYIIGVVGGGSNYAALAYPFLGDELRSGKVRRKYIASGSLEVPKMTKGVYKYDYPDTAKLLPKLKMYSIGSDFVPPPVYAGGLRYHGVAPTLSLLMNKGIVEARDYSQEESFKWAKLFSQIEGYVPAPETSHALPIIEEIVKEAKKSGEKKIILVSFSGHGLLDLGNYASVLFKE; the protein is encoded by the coding sequence ATGAATAAGATCAGAATAGATTTGTCGCAAGACGAAATACCTACAGTTTGGTATAATATTTTACCGGACTTACCAGAGGAATTGCCTCAGCCTATTGATGAGACCGGAAAATCGTTTGAAACTTTAAAAAAGGTTTTGCCGAGTAAAGTGTTAGAGCTAGAATTTTCTAGGGAAAGGTATGTTAAAATTCCTGATGAGGTTCTTGAAAGATATTTACAAGTGGGTAGACCTACTCCAATCATTAGAGCTAAGAGATTAGAGGAATATTTAGGAAACGTTGTAAAGATTTACTTAAAGATGGAGAGTTATACTTACACCGGGTCACATAAGATTAATAGTGCCCTAGCACACGTCTATTACGCTACTCAAGATGGTGCAAACTTCGTCACCACTGAGACTGGAGCTGGACAATGGGGATCGTCAGTCGCTTTAGCATCAGCTTTATTTAACATAAAAGCTCACGTATTCATGGTTAGAACTAGTTATTTTGCTAAGCCATATAGAAGATACTTAATGCAGATGTATGGTGCCGAAGTTCATCCTTCTCCCTCTGATTTAACTGATTTTGGAAGAGAATTATTGGCTAAAGACCCTAATCACCCTGGATCGCTAGGAATTGCAATAAGTGAAGCGGTTAAATATGCAGAAGAGCATGGAGGTAAATATGTTGTTGGAAGCGTAGTTAACTCAGATATAATGTTCAAGACAATTGCCGGTCTAGAGGCAAAAAAGCAGATGGAAATGATAGGGGAGGATCCAGATTATATTATCGGAGTGGTTGGAGGAGGATCTAACTATGCTGCATTAGCATATCCATTCTTAGGAGACGAGCTTAGAAGCGGAAAAGTTAGGAGAAAATATATTGCGAGCGGTTCATTAGAAGTACCAAAGATGACCAAAGGAGTTTATAAGTACGATTATCCAGATACTGCTAAATTACTCCCTAAGCTTAAAATGTACTCGATAGGATCTGATTTCGTGCCTCCACCAGTTTACGCTGGAGGACTAAGATATCATGGTGTAGCCCCTACGCTAAGCCTATTAATGAATAAGGGGATAGTTGAAGCTAGGGATTACTCTCAAGAAGAGTCGTTTAAATGGGCTAAGTTGTTTTCGCAAATTGAAGGTTATGTACCAGCTCCAGAGACTTCTCACGCCTTGCCAATAATTGAGGAGATTGTTAAGGAAGCTAAGAAGAGCGGAGAGAAGAAAATTATCTTAGTGAGCTTCTCAGGGCATGGACTACTCGACCTAGGTAACTACGCCTCTGTATTATTTAAAGAGTAG
- a CDS encoding MFS transporter, whose protein sequence is MRRNLVLFSSVLLTITEWYTFFLVSQLSFIIFPIRLGIIVFILGFIGRVMGSIIFGYVGDKISGRLSITLVTISIIISSFLLIFLANNYYALIISRTLQGLSLGGEWGGASIIVSESFTNSKLRIFILSLVQLAVPIGLIISTSVIFLLSLFSIIKLWNYSFLLTIILSVISTTLILSNFEERRVTSLVKIPLVDAIRKEWKNVLIAIGIKVSESSNFYIFTSYVFSQSVSTNLISSVVLISILTQLITMPFFGYLANSIGRKIILTLGLIIFALGSLFLKSDLLLGELLLSISDSALYSPQSSLFVDLFDKKYRYTTTNFSYQLASIIGGSLSPSLLALTHLQVIQIVIPYILASFICLLLIGYRN, encoded by the coding sequence GTGAGAAGGAATTTAGTGCTGTTCAGCAGTGTACTTTTAACTATTACAGAGTGGTACACGTTTTTCTTAGTTTCCCAACTATCCTTCATTATATTTCCTATTAGACTAGGAATAATCGTATTCATCTTAGGATTTATTGGGAGAGTTATGGGTAGTATAATATTTGGATATGTAGGAGATAAAATAAGCGGTAGGTTATCAATAACGTTGGTTACAATTTCAATCATCATTTCCTCATTTCTTCTTATCTTCTTAGCTAATAATTATTATGCGTTAATAATCTCTAGAACGTTACAAGGATTAAGTTTAGGGGGTGAATGGGGAGGTGCAAGTATAATAGTTTCAGAAAGCTTCACCAACTCTAAACTTAGAATCTTCATCTTAAGTTTAGTTCAGTTAGCTGTCCCTATAGGATTAATAATCTCTACATCAGTCATATTCCTATTATCCTTATTCTCTATAATTAAGTTATGGAACTACTCTTTCCTCTTAACTATAATTTTATCCGTCATTTCGACTACACTAATTTTATCCAATTTTGAGGAGAGAAGGGTGACTAGTTTAGTTAAAATCCCTCTAGTAGATGCAATAAGGAAAGAATGGAAGAACGTGCTAATTGCTATAGGGATTAAGGTGAGTGAGAGTTCGAATTTTTATATATTTACCTCATATGTCTTCTCTCAGTCTGTATCTACTAATCTCATCTCATCAGTTGTTTTGATATCTATTTTAACACAACTAATAACAATGCCTTTTTTCGGATATTTAGCTAATAGCATAGGTAGAAAAATAATACTCACATTAGGATTAATAATATTTGCTTTAGGCTCTTTATTTCTTAAATCTGACCTACTGTTAGGGGAACTCTTACTCTCAATTTCTGATTCAGCCTTATACTCTCCTCAATCCTCATTATTCGTAGATCTCTTTGATAAAAAATACAGATACACTACAACAAACTTTTCTTATCAGCTAGCTAGTATAATAGGAGGTTCTTTATCTCCTTCACTATTAGCCTTAACCCATTTACAAGTAATTCAAATCGTAATCCCTTACATACTTGCATCTTTCATCTGCTTATTGCTAATAGGATACAGAAATTAA
- a CDS encoding arginine deiminase family protein encodes MKAYSKAEWGKLRAVAVHKPGVEVLFGLIDPSSFLYEKPFNLNKAKKEHDELRRVLREEGIKVFRLKQVLRSRAKKDPNFRKKLINETNAKTEDPFLLVELLTLKPSLSYESKNSQTYLKIELNNFLSNLYFMRDQQITTKKGIIIGKMATKQREKEVEIVKLFWEALGLDYIEVNKGYLEGGDFFPMGDFSLMGIGNRSSFDGAKILLEIEDEVGIVYETRKEFFHLDTFFNVASSNLAVGVKELMKESRVEVYYDKKLVKVTNLYDYIKEKGFNVVEVTLDEARKYATNFLTIDDGKVVSPKNSANRKLQGIDVIEVPVENLTSGGGGIHCMTAVIQRD; translated from the coding sequence ATGAAGGCTTATTCTAAAGCCGAGTGGGGAAAACTTAGAGCCGTTGCAGTCCATAAGCCTGGGGTGGAAGTACTATTCGGGTTAATCGATCCATCTTCGTTTCTCTACGAAAAACCATTTAATTTAAATAAGGCTAAGAAAGAACACGATGAGCTTAGGAGAGTGCTTAGAGAAGAAGGAATAAAAGTATTTAGGCTCAAACAAGTTTTAAGGAGTAGAGCTAAGAAAGACCCTAACTTTAGGAAAAAATTAATAAATGAGACAAATGCTAAGACTGAGGACCCTTTTCTCTTAGTAGAATTATTGACCCTTAAACCTTCTTTAAGTTACGAATCTAAGAATTCGCAGACCTATCTTAAAATAGAGTTAAACAATTTCTTATCAAACTTGTACTTCATGAGAGATCAACAGATAACTACAAAGAAAGGAATTATCATAGGAAAGATGGCTACAAAGCAAAGAGAAAAGGAAGTTGAAATAGTTAAACTGTTTTGGGAAGCCTTAGGACTTGATTATATCGAGGTTAATAAAGGATATCTTGAAGGGGGTGATTTCTTCCCAATGGGTGATTTCTCCCTAATGGGGATAGGTAATAGGAGTAGCTTTGACGGAGCTAAAATATTGCTTGAAATTGAAGATGAGGTTGGAATAGTCTATGAGACTAGAAAAGAGTTCTTTCACCTTGATACTTTCTTTAACGTCGCCTCATCGAATTTAGCAGTGGGGGTTAAAGAATTGATGAAGGAAAGCAGAGTTGAGGTATATTATGATAAGAAGCTGGTCAAAGTCACAAACCTTTATGATTACATCAAGGAGAAGGGATTTAATGTAGTCGAAGTAACCTTAGATGAAGCTAGAAAGTACGCTACTAACTTCTTAACTATAGATGATGGTAAAGTAGTCTCACCCAAAAATAGTGCTAATAGGAAATTACAAGGGATAGACGTTATAGAAGTTCCCGTCGAAAATCTAACGAGTGGCGGTGGTGGTATACACTGCATGACAGCTGTAATTCAAAGGGATTGA
- the rnhA gene encoding ribonuclease HI, with protein sequence MIGYFDGLCEPRNPGGISTFGYVIYLDNEVIRGFGLASKPFSKDSTNNVAEYMGLICLMDKMISLKLDSPIIRGDSQLVIRQMNGEYKVKAKRIIPLYERAIQLKEKLNAKLEWVPREQNKEADRLSRIAYDLVMKNKLKEIGCREEDQSL encoded by the coding sequence GTGATTGGTTATTTTGATGGGTTATGTGAACCAAGGAATCCTGGAGGCATTTCAACTTTTGGATACGTTATATATTTGGATAATGAGGTCATTAGAGGTTTTGGACTAGCCTCAAAACCCTTTAGTAAGGACTCTACGAATAACGTTGCAGAATATATGGGTTTAATATGTTTAATGGATAAAATGATTTCTTTGAAACTAGATTCTCCTATTATAAGAGGGGATTCTCAACTGGTTATTAGGCAAATGAATGGGGAATATAAAGTGAAGGCTAAGAGGATAATCCCGCTCTACGAGAGGGCTATTCAGCTTAAGGAAAAACTTAATGCTAAATTAGAATGGGTTCCACGAGAACAGAATAAAGAAGCAGATAGGTTGAGTAGAATTGCTTATGATCTAGTTATGAAGAATAAGTTAAAGGAGATAGGGTGTAGAGAAGAAGATCAATCCCTTTGA
- a CDS encoding type II toxin-antitoxin system VapC family toxin — MRIVVDTSALVALYIPEKLSKYIREEMEKNEEYHFLDLIYYEFTNVIRKRVARGEISNDKAMEILKNGYELISNSTVHEGKEVIMEAYEMGLKYSITVYDASLIALANKINGKILTTDLKLLNSLKNTQLYSLFLVGDGVS, encoded by the coding sequence ATGAGGATAGTCGTTGATACGTCTGCTTTAGTAGCATTATATATACCTGAAAAGTTAAGTAAATACATCAGAGAGGAAATGGAAAAGAACGAAGAATACCACTTCTTGGATCTCATATACTATGAATTCACTAATGTTATAAGAAAGAGAGTTGCTAGAGGAGAAATAAGTAATGATAAGGCAATGGAGATTCTAAAAAATGGATACGAGTTAATATCTAATTCTACAGTTCATGAGGGTAAAGAAGTTATCATGGAAGCATATGAGATGGGATTAAAATATAGTATAACAGTTTATGATGCTTCTCTAATAGCCTTAGCTAATAAGATAAATGGGAAGATCCTCACTACAGATTTAAAGTTGTTGAATTCTCTTAAAAATACTCAATTATATAGTCTATTTCTAGTGGGTGATGGGGTATCGTAG
- a CDS encoding antitoxin: MFTVKVNLMSEVISIRVSRKLKKDLEELNINYSELVRQYLERVVREEKMKRLLQNADKIREELSNKSFIPSYELVRQDRDEDSR; this comes from the coding sequence ATGTTTACAGTTAAAGTAAATCTTATGAGTGAAGTAATATCAATAAGGGTTAGTAGGAAGCTTAAGAAGGATCTAGAAGAGCTAAACATAAACTACTCTGAGCTGGTAAGGCAATACTTAGAACGAGTAGTCAGGGAAGAGAAGATGAAAAGGCTTTTACAAAACGCTGACAAAATTAGAGAAGAGTTAAGCAATAAGAGTTTTATACCCTCCTATGAGTTAGTAAGGCAAGACAGAGATGAGGATAGTCGTTGA
- a CDS encoding MBL fold metallo-hydrolase: protein MKVYEIPLRFVKAFLIVTDNGSILVDCGIQGSGERIINAITKINKKLEEVKYVVFTHSHGDHIGGAYEVRKVLDRAKFGIDKNGVKYLERGEIREPVLHSLIMKTFFAIGKPFLFKKLNPVRVDFELNEGELVDGVEIIKTPGHTDDSVSIYLPSINSVIVGDLLQGTKEGLKYPSIYEDFNELQKSVEKIKSLKPSMVYVSHGISSSKFLV from the coding sequence ATGAAGGTATACGAAATTCCTTTGAGGTTTGTGAAAGCGTTTTTGATCGTTACTGATAATGGTTCAATCCTCGTCGACTGTGGAATTCAAGGTAGTGGAGAGAGAATTATAAATGCTATAACTAAGATCAATAAGAAATTAGAAGAAGTGAAATATGTAGTGTTTACGCATTCTCATGGAGATCATATAGGAGGTGCTTATGAAGTAAGGAAAGTATTGGATAGAGCTAAGTTTGGTATTGATAAGAACGGTGTAAAGTATTTAGAACGAGGTGAAATCAGAGAACCAGTACTACACTCCTTAATCATGAAGACTTTTTTTGCCATAGGAAAACCGTTTCTCTTTAAGAAACTTAATCCAGTTAGAGTTGACTTTGAGCTCAATGAGGGGGAGCTAGTAGATGGTGTGGAAATAATTAAAACACCAGGTCATACTGACGATTCAGTGTCAATATATCTTCCATCAATTAATTCGGTTATTGTAGGTGATCTGTTACAAGGTACTAAAGAAGGATTGAAATACCCTTCAATATATGAGGATTTCAATGAATTACAGAAAAGCGTAGAAAAGATAAAGTCCCTCAAGCCATCTATGGTTTACGTCTCTCATGGTATAAGTTCCTCCAAATTCCTTGTGTAA